One genomic region from Streptomyces sp. Li-HN-5-11 encodes:
- a CDS encoding S1 family peptidase, whose protein sequence is MSHKRIPKRKAAIAAGSVVALGAAAMLLPNAMASQDSGSAANNAVPRTFKASDASDLASQLAKQLGDAIAGSYYDSAKQQLVVNVVSGDNNVIVQAKQAGAAVRQVKNSTAALKAAAQTLKTKATMAGTSWAVDPRTNKVVVTADSTVTGAKWNRLQSTVQGLGSGMATLKKTSGTFKTLVSGGDAIFAQAQGGTVRCSLGFNVTASDGSPAFLTAGHCGVAAKQWSDAQNGQPIATVDQAKFPGNDFSLVKYDDAQTQAPSEVNAGNGQTVQITKAADATVGETVFRMGSTTGLHNGQVTGLDATVNFQSETVPGGVDTVNGLIQTNVCAEAGDSGGSLFTQDGSAVGLTSGGSGDCTQGGETFFQPVTAALQATGATLGGNAAGSGAGDQAGGNQQGGDQSATASPGDQSGAGAGNAGDQSGAGAGNAGDQSGAGTASPGDQSGAGTGSAGDQSGATAGNAGDQSGAGAGSGSAAGNGSAAGSGSGKHKHHSRAGNGTGAADGSGLTQSQ, encoded by the coding sequence TTGAGTCACAAGCGAATTCCGAAGCGCAAGGCCGCAATCGCGGCGGGCAGCGTGGTGGCGCTCGGCGCGGCGGCGATGCTGCTCCCGAACGCCATGGCCTCCCAGGACAGCGGCAGCGCGGCGAACAACGCCGTCCCAAGGACCTTCAAGGCGTCGGACGCCTCGGACCTCGCCTCTCAGCTCGCCAAGCAACTCGGTGACGCCATCGCCGGCTCGTACTACGACAGCGCCAAGCAGCAGCTCGTCGTCAACGTGGTGAGCGGCGACAACAACGTGATCGTCCAGGCGAAGCAGGCGGGCGCTGCCGTCCGCCAGGTGAAGAACAGCACCGCCGCCCTCAAGGCGGCCGCGCAGACCCTGAAGACCAAGGCCACCATGGCCGGTACGTCCTGGGCGGTCGACCCGCGCACGAACAAGGTCGTCGTCACCGCCGACAGCACGGTCACCGGCGCCAAGTGGAACAGACTCCAGTCGACGGTGCAGGGCCTCGGCTCCGGCATGGCGACCTTGAAGAAGACGTCCGGCACGTTCAAGACGCTCGTCTCGGGCGGCGACGCCATCTTCGCCCAGGCGCAGGGCGGCACGGTCCGCTGCTCCCTCGGCTTCAACGTCACCGCGAGCGACGGCAGTCCCGCGTTCCTGACGGCCGGTCACTGCGGTGTCGCGGCCAAGCAGTGGTCCGACGCGCAGAACGGCCAGCCGATCGCCACGGTCGACCAGGCGAAGTTCCCCGGAAACGACTTCTCCCTCGTCAAGTACGACGACGCGCAGACCCAGGCGCCGAGCGAGGTCAACGCCGGCAACGGGCAGACCGTCCAGATCACCAAGGCCGCGGACGCCACCGTCGGCGAGACCGTCTTCCGGATGGGCAGCACCACCGGACTGCACAACGGCCAGGTGACCGGCCTCGACGCCACCGTCAACTTCCAGAGCGAGACCGTCCCGGGCGGCGTCGACACCGTCAACGGCCTCATCCAGACGAACGTCTGCGCCGAGGCCGGCGACAGCGGCGGCTCCCTGTTCACCCAGGACGGCAGCGCGGTCGGCCTCACCTCGGGCGGCAGCGGCGACTGCACCCAGGGCGGCGAGACCTTCTTCCAGCCCGTCACCGCGGCGCTCCAGGCGACCGGCGCGACGCTCGGCGGCAACGCCGCGGGCAGCGGCGCCGGAGACCAGGCCGGCGGCAACCAGCAGGGCGGCGACCAGTCCGCGACGGCGAGCCCCGGCGACCAGTCGGGCGCGGGTGCGGGCAACGCGGGTGACCAGTCCGGCGCGGGTGCGGGCAACGCGGGCGACCAGTCCGGCGCGGGCACGGCCAGTCCCGGTGACCAGTCCGGCGCAGGAACGGGCAGCGCCGGTGACCAGTCCGGCGCGACCGCGGGCAACGCTGGTGACCAGTCGGGCGCCGGAGCGGGCAGCGGCTCGGCCGCCGGCAATGGCTCGGCCGCCGGCAGCGGCTCCGGGAAGCACAAGCACCATTCCCGAGCGGGCAACGGCACCGGAGCGGCGGACGGCTCCGGGCTGACCCAGAGCCAGTGA
- a CDS encoding type A2 lantipeptide, whose protein sequence is MNSTPQVETVEISDVELDNVSGGLSVHAVGTATDLVDGVAPVSGLLSTAVGTVEGTTGLNTAPVTNLVAGL, encoded by the coding sequence ATGAACTCCACCCCCCAGGTTGAGACCGTCGAGATCTCCGACGTGGAGCTCGACAACGTCTCCGGCGGTCTGTCCGTGCACGCCGTCGGCACCGCCACCGACCTGGTGGACGGCGTTGCCCCGGTGTCCGGCCTGCTCAGCACGGCCGTCGGCACCGTCGAGGGTACGACCGGCCTGAACACGGCCCCGGTCACCAACCTGGTCGCCGGTCTCTGA
- a CDS encoding HlyD family efflux transporter periplasmic adaptor subunit, which produces MQFRQQALAKLQSPEELDLPVRLARPQGWLVLSVTLVAMATASVWAVTGSVASTVGAPAILTHGQGSYLLQSPVEGQVTAVLAQEGERLPADAPVVKVRTARGESVVRTVAAGRVTALAATIGQIIRTGANVAAVEKVAHASDPLYATVYVPAENAASIPANASVDLTVSSVPTQRYGVLRGHVKSVERSAESAQQIAAYLGDSQLGEQFTEKGRPVAVLVAFDKAPTKSGYRWSSADGPPYELDSMTLATASIRLADQRPLDWLLP; this is translated from the coding sequence GTGCAGTTCCGCCAGCAGGCCCTCGCCAAGCTCCAGTCGCCGGAAGAACTCGATCTCCCGGTCCGGCTCGCCCGCCCCCAGGGCTGGCTCGTGCTGTCCGTCACGCTCGTCGCCATGGCGACCGCCTCCGTGTGGGCGGTGACGGGTTCCGTGGCCTCCACGGTCGGCGCGCCGGCCATCCTCACCCACGGGCAGGGCAGCTACCTCCTGCAGAGCCCGGTCGAGGGCCAGGTCACCGCGGTCCTCGCCCAGGAGGGCGAGCGGCTGCCCGCCGACGCGCCCGTGGTGAAGGTCCGTACGGCGCGGGGCGAGTCCGTCGTCCGCACGGTCGCCGCGGGCAGGGTGACCGCGCTCGCCGCCACCATCGGGCAGATCATCCGCACCGGCGCGAACGTGGCCGCCGTGGAGAAGGTCGCCCACGCCTCCGACCCGCTGTACGCGACGGTGTACGTCCCCGCCGAGAACGCCGCCTCCATCCCCGCGAACGCCTCCGTGGACCTGACCGTGTCCTCGGTGCCGACGCAGCGGTACGGCGTGCTGCGCGGCCATGTGAAGTCCGTCGAACGCTCCGCCGAGTCGGCCCAGCAGATCGCCGCGTACCTCGGGGACAGCCAGTTGGGCGAGCAGTTCACCGAGAAGGGGCGGCCGGTGGCCGTGCTCGTGGCGTTCGACAAGGCGCCGACGAAGAGCGGCTACCGATGGTCCTCCGCGGACGGCCCGCCCTACGAGCTCGACTCCATGACCCTGGCGACGGCCTCGATCCGCCTGGCCGACCAGCGTCCCCTCGATTGGCTGCTGCCGTGA
- a CDS encoding NHLP family bacteriocin export ABC transporter peptidase/permease/ATPase subunit yields the protein MTTARETRGRRRAAPPRRPVPKGRAKSVRTPTVLQMEAVECGAASLAMVLGHYGRHVPLEELRIACGVSRDGSRASNLLKAARSYGLTAKGMQMDTAALAEVKAPAILFWEFNHYVVYDGMGRRFGRRGVYINDPGKGRRFVPMEDFDGSFTGVVLVMEPGEGFEKGGRRPGILGAMPARLRGTAGTMPAAVLASLLLVAVGAAVPALSRTYIDTYLIDGQTSLLGVLFASMGACVLFTVVLTWLQQANLLRGRIISSTLSSARFLRHLLRLPVTFFAQRSPADLVQRLQSNDQVAETLARDLAAAGVDAVVVVLYAVLLYSYDPQLTFVGIGVALLNIVAMRVVIRLRATRTAKLRADSARLTNTAYTGLQLIETMKATGGEDGYFRKWAGQHATTLEEQQRLGVPSAWLGVAAPTLASLNSALILWIGGMRAVQGGISVGLLVAFQALVTRFTAPITRLNGVAGRIQDFAADVARLKDVENFQADPLYGRPGAGDSTRRLRGHVELQDITFGYNLLDKPLLAGFDLRVGPGRQVALVGGSGSGKSTVSRLISGLYSPWEGVIRIDGQRLDDIPRGALAASVSFVDQEVFLFEGSVRDNVALWDPSIPDDAVADALRDAALYDVVMRRPGGIHSKVEQDGRNFSGGQRQRLEIARALVRRPSILVLDEVTSALDAETELVVMDNLRKRGCACVVIAHRLSTVRDSDEIVVLQHGTIVERGRHEELVARGGAYAALVRER from the coding sequence GTGACGACCGCTCGGGAAACCCGTGGCCGGCGGCGCGCCGCCCCGCCCAGACGCCCGGTACCCAAGGGGCGGGCGAAAAGCGTCCGCACGCCCACCGTGCTGCAGATGGAGGCCGTCGAGTGCGGCGCCGCCTCCCTCGCCATGGTGCTCGGCCACTACGGCCGCCACGTCCCGCTGGAGGAGCTGCGCATCGCCTGCGGCGTCTCGCGGGACGGCTCGCGCGCCAGCAACCTGCTGAAGGCGGCGCGCAGTTACGGCCTGACCGCCAAGGGCATGCAGATGGACACGGCCGCCCTCGCCGAGGTGAAGGCACCCGCCATCCTGTTCTGGGAGTTCAACCACTACGTCGTCTACGACGGCATGGGGCGCCGCTTCGGCCGGCGCGGGGTGTACATCAACGACCCCGGCAAGGGGCGCCGTTTCGTGCCCATGGAGGACTTCGACGGCAGCTTCACCGGTGTGGTGCTGGTGATGGAGCCGGGCGAGGGCTTCGAGAAGGGCGGCCGCAGACCCGGGATCCTGGGCGCGATGCCGGCCCGGCTGCGCGGCACCGCGGGCACCATGCCGGCGGCGGTGCTGGCGAGTCTGCTGCTGGTGGCGGTCGGCGCTGCCGTGCCCGCGCTCAGCCGTACCTACATCGACACCTACCTGATCGACGGCCAGACCTCGCTGCTGGGCGTGCTGTTCGCGTCCATGGGCGCGTGCGTGCTGTTCACCGTCGTGCTGACCTGGTTGCAGCAGGCGAACCTGCTGCGTGGCCGCATCATCTCCTCCACCCTCTCCAGCGCCCGCTTCCTGCGCCATCTGCTGCGGCTGCCGGTGACGTTCTTCGCCCAGCGCAGCCCGGCCGACCTCGTGCAGCGGCTGCAGTCCAACGACCAGGTCGCCGAGACCCTGGCCCGCGACCTCGCGGCGGCGGGCGTGGACGCGGTGGTCGTCGTGCTGTACGCGGTCCTGCTCTACTCGTACGATCCGCAGCTCACCTTCGTCGGCATCGGCGTAGCGCTGCTCAACATCGTCGCCATGCGGGTCGTCATCCGGCTGCGCGCCACCCGGACGGCCAAGCTGCGCGCCGACAGCGCCCGGCTCACCAACACCGCTTACACCGGCCTGCAGTTGATCGAGACGATGAAGGCGACCGGCGGCGAGGACGGCTACTTCCGCAAGTGGGCCGGGCAGCACGCCACCACGCTGGAGGAGCAGCAGCGGCTCGGTGTGCCGAGCGCCTGGCTGGGCGTGGCCGCGCCGACGCTCGCCTCGCTCAACAGCGCGCTGATCCTCTGGATCGGCGGGATGAGGGCCGTCCAGGGCGGCATCTCGGTCGGTCTGCTGGTCGCCTTCCAGGCTCTGGTCACGCGCTTCACCGCCCCGATCACCCGGCTCAACGGCGTCGCGGGCCGCATCCAGGACTTCGCGGCCGACGTGGCCCGTCTCAAGGATGTCGAGAACTTCCAGGCCGACCCGCTCTACGGCCGCCCCGGAGCCGGCGACTCCACCCGCCGGCTGCGCGGCCATGTCGAGCTGCAGGACATCACCTTCGGCTACAACCTTCTCGACAAACCCCTGCTCGCGGGCTTCGACCTCAGGGTCGGCCCGGGCCGGCAGGTGGCGCTCGTCGGCGGCTCGGGCAGCGGCAAGTCGACCGTCTCCCGCCTGATCTCGGGTCTGTACTCCCCCTGGGAGGGCGTGATCCGCATCGACGGACAGCGCCTGGACGACATACCGCGGGGTGCGCTGGCCGCCTCCGTCTCCTTCGTCGACCAGGAGGTCTTCCTCTTCGAGGGCTCGGTCCGCGACAACGTGGCGCTGTGGGACCCGTCGATCCCGGACGACGCGGTGGCGGACGCGCTGCGGGACGCGGCGCTGTACGACGTCGTGATGCGCCGGCCGGGCGGCATCCACAGCAAGGTCGAGCAGGACGGCCGCAACTTCTCCGGCGGGCAGCGTCAACGCCTCGAGATCGCACGGGCGTTGGTGCGCCGCCCCAGCATCCTGGTGCTGGACGAGGTGACCAGCGCGCTGGACGCGGAGACCGAGCTGGTCGTGATGGACAACCTGCGCAAGCGGGGCTGCGCCTGTGTGGTGATCGCGCACCGCCTCAGCACCGTGCGCGACAGCGACGAGATCGTCGTACTGCAGCACGGCACGATCGTGGAACGCGGGCGGCACGAGGAGCTGGTGGCGCGCGGCGGCGCGTACGCGGCGCTGGTCAGGGAGCGATGA
- a CDS encoding NHLP bacteriocin export ABC transporter permease/ATPase subunit — MTTAHEGDLVLGALGSLGSRIDCSGLTRLDLEGPQVLWLVAAGSLDLFAVDAVQQGHWHHLGRLEAGSLLLGPVAGPQHTLVARPLRDCVIHRIGLRELYQTADTQTWSYDEYGNPQYVPPTTSPLEYALALGVGRSLSILFQAPMASEGAAEVADDDVFWMQVPPGSVQYGSLYGAEAAADLLMDPAVWQSMVDQQYRLLTTLDRWIEQLERTHETRTAAGIKAGEAVRAQADQTLLASIGKSSARRTTSADADATYAACKLVAEAAGIQLAERAPSGTGSDRLDPVEQVAVASRVRTRAVRLDGRWWRDNVGPLVGHRALSGAPVALLWRRGGYVAVHPSTGRETPVEKANAQEFEPRAVMFYRPLPDRALSPLRLLRFSMRGSGGDLASLLVSGLVTVAIGALVPIATGKVLGEFVPKAQTELIVQVCLAVMVTSVVAAAFMLLENLTLLRLEGRIEATLQPAVWDRLLRLPTKFFTERSTGELASAAMGISAIRRTMAGIGPVVAQSVTVGAMNLGLLFWYSPSMAMAAIGMLVVIAGAFLGLGLWQVRWQRRLVVLGNKLNNQAFQTLRGLPKLRVAAAENYAYAAWASQFARSRELQQKVGRIKNLTTVMGAVYLPLCTLLMFMLLAGPARGAMSAAAFLTFNTSVTMLLTSVTQLTGAFVSAVAALPLFEEIKPVLEAAPEVRAASTRPGPLTGAIEARRLSFRYTDDGPLVLDDLSFAVRPGEFVAIVGPSGCGKSTLLRLLIGFDKPISGSVLYDGQDLAALDQSAVRRQCGVVLQHAQPFTGSILDVICGTEPYTPEEAMAAAEMAGLAEDIKRMPMGLHTIVSGSGAVSGGQRQRLMIAQALIRRPRVLFFDEATSALDNETQRTVIESTKALNATRIVIAHRLSTVLDADRVIVMEDGRIAQQGPPAQLLADTNGRLHELVRRQMA, encoded by the coding sequence ATGACGACCGCACACGAAGGCGACCTCGTTCTCGGCGCCCTCGGTTCCCTGGGCAGCCGTATCGACTGCTCGGGCCTGACCCGGCTCGACCTGGAGGGCCCGCAGGTGCTGTGGCTGGTCGCGGCGGGCAGCCTCGACCTGTTCGCGGTGGACGCCGTGCAGCAGGGTCACTGGCACCACCTCGGCCGCCTGGAGGCGGGCTCACTGCTGCTCGGCCCGGTCGCCGGTCCCCAGCACACGCTGGTGGCACGCCCGTTGCGCGACTGCGTGATCCACCGCATCGGCCTGCGCGAGCTGTACCAGACGGCCGACACCCAGACCTGGTCGTACGACGAGTACGGCAACCCCCAGTACGTGCCGCCCACGACGAGCCCCCTGGAGTACGCGCTCGCGCTCGGCGTCGGCCGCAGTCTGTCCATCCTCTTCCAGGCGCCGATGGCGAGCGAGGGAGCCGCTGAAGTCGCCGACGACGACGTCTTCTGGATGCAGGTGCCACCGGGCAGCGTCCAGTACGGCTCGTTGTACGGCGCCGAGGCCGCCGCCGACCTGCTGATGGACCCGGCGGTCTGGCAGAGCATGGTCGACCAGCAGTACCGGCTGCTGACCACGCTGGACCGCTGGATCGAGCAGCTGGAGCGCACCCACGAGACGCGGACGGCCGCCGGCATCAAGGCCGGTGAGGCGGTCCGCGCCCAGGCCGACCAGACGCTGCTCGCCTCCATCGGCAAGTCCTCGGCCAGGCGCACCACGTCCGCCGACGCGGACGCCACGTACGCCGCGTGCAAGCTGGTCGCCGAGGCGGCCGGGATCCAGCTCGCCGAGCGTGCGCCGAGCGGAACGGGAAGCGACCGCCTCGACCCGGTGGAGCAGGTGGCCGTCGCCTCCCGTGTGCGCACCCGGGCCGTGCGCCTCGACGGCCGCTGGTGGCGGGACAACGTGGGCCCGCTGGTGGGGCACCGGGCCCTGTCGGGTGCGCCGGTCGCGCTGCTGTGGCGGCGCGGCGGCTACGTGGCGGTGCATCCGTCGACGGGGCGCGAGACGCCGGTCGAGAAGGCCAACGCTCAGGAGTTCGAGCCGCGCGCGGTGATGTTCTACCGCCCGCTGCCCGACCGGGCGTTGAGCCCCTTGCGGCTGCTGCGGTTCAGCATGCGCGGCTCCGGCGGTGACCTCGCCAGTCTGCTCGTCAGCGGTCTGGTGACCGTGGCGATCGGCGCGCTGGTGCCGATCGCCACGGGCAAGGTGCTCGGCGAGTTCGTGCCGAAGGCGCAGACGGAACTGATCGTGCAGGTCTGTCTGGCGGTGATGGTCACCAGCGTGGTGGCGGCGGCCTTCATGCTGCTGGAGAACCTCACCCTGCTGCGCCTGGAGGGCCGTATCGAGGCCACCCTCCAGCCGGCCGTCTGGGACCGGCTGCTCCGGCTGCCGACGAAGTTCTTCACCGAGCGTTCCACCGGTGAGCTGGCGAGCGCCGCGATGGGCATCAGCGCGATCCGCCGCACGATGGCGGGGATCGGGCCCGTCGTCGCCCAGTCGGTGACGGTCGGCGCGATGAACCTGGGGCTGCTGTTCTGGTACAGCCCCTCGATGGCCATGGCGGCGATCGGCATGCTCGTCGTCATCGCGGGCGCGTTCCTGGGACTCGGCCTGTGGCAGGTGCGCTGGCAGCGGCGGCTGGTCGTGCTCGGCAACAAGCTGAACAACCAGGCCTTCCAGACCCTGCGCGGCCTGCCGAAACTGCGGGTGGCAGCGGCGGAGAACTACGCGTACGCGGCCTGGGCCTCGCAGTTCGCGCGCAGCCGTGAGCTTCAGCAGAAGGTCGGCCGCATCAAGAACCTCACCACGGTCATGGGCGCGGTGTACCTGCCCCTGTGCACACTGCTGATGTTCATGCTGCTGGCGGGACCGGCCCGGGGGGCGATGTCGGCCGCGGCCTTCCTCACCTTCAACACCTCGGTGACGATGCTGCTGACCTCGGTCACCCAGCTGACCGGCGCGTTCGTGTCGGCGGTGGCCGCCTTGCCGCTGTTCGAGGAGATCAAGCCGGTGCTGGAGGCGGCGCCGGAGGTGCGCGCCGCGAGCACCCGGCCGGGGCCGCTGACGGGCGCGATCGAGGCGCGCCGGCTGTCCTTCCGGTACACGGACGACGGGCCGCTGGTCCTCGACGACCTGTCGTTCGCGGTGCGCCCGGGCGAGTTCGTGGCGATCGTCGGGCCCAGCGGCTGCGGCAAGTCGACGCTGCTGAGGCTGCTGATCGGCTTCGACAAGCCGATCTCGGGCAGTGTCCTGTACGACGGCCAGGACCTGGCCGCCCTGGACCAGTCGGCCGTGCGCCGCCAGTGCGGTGTGGTGCTGCAGCACGCGCAGCCGTTCACCGGCTCGATCCTGGACGTCATCTGCGGCACCGAGCCGTACACGCCGGAGGAGGCGATGGCCGCGGCCGAGATGGCGGGGCTCGCCGAGGACATCAAGCGGATGCCGATGGGCCTGCACACCATCGTCTCGGGCAGCGGTGCCGTCTCTGGCGGTCAGCGCCAGCGCCTCATGATCGCGCAGGCACTGATCCGCCGGCCGCGGGTCCTGTTCTTCGACGAGGCGACCAGCGCCCTCGACAACGAGACGCAGCGCACGGTGATCGAGTCGACCAAGGCGCTCAACGCCACCCGGATCGTCATCGCGCACCGCCTGTCGACGGTGCTGGACGCCGATCGCGTCATCGTGATGGAGGACGGCAGGATCGCCCAGCAGGGCCCGCCCGCGCAGTTGCTCGCGGACACGAACGGGCGACTGCATGAGCTGGTGCGCCGCCAGATGGCGTGA
- a CDS encoding MFS transporter — protein MSQKTLVEGARAGALGDPEPAASSKRWWILAVIALAQLMVVLDATIVNIALPSAQKDLGFSDGNRQWIVTAYALAFASLLLLGGRIADLFGRKTAFLAGVVGFAAVSALGGAANGFGMLVTARALQGAFGALLAPAALSLLNTTFTDARERARAFSVYGAIAGAGGAVGLLLGGVLTDALDWRWTLYVNVAIAVVAFAGGWLLLTNHRDAENGKLDVPGTLLVAAGLFSLVYGFSNAETHDWGSALTWGFLIAGGVLLAAFAWWQTKAAHPLLPLRILLERNRAASFLAVLISAGGMFGVFLFLTYYLQLNLGFSPTRTGVAFLPMVGALMVAAQLGTTVLLPRIGPKVAVPIGFAVAAAGMAWLTGIGVGSSYVSAVLPQLVVTGVGLGLVMPAAMQLATGGVTAQDAGVASATVNAMQQVGGSIGTALLNTLAASAATDYLAGKDATSKLVQAQATIESYTTAFWWSAGMFTAGAVIAFLLFRRGVPEPNTDAAPVVHM, from the coding sequence ATGTCCCAGAAGACCCTTGTCGAGGGCGCCCGCGCCGGTGCGCTCGGCGATCCGGAACCGGCCGCCTCGTCGAAGCGGTGGTGGATTCTCGCGGTCATCGCCCTCGCCCAGCTGATGGTGGTGCTCGACGCGACGATCGTGAACATCGCGCTCCCCTCCGCCCAGAAGGACCTCGGGTTCTCCGACGGCAACCGGCAGTGGATCGTCACCGCGTACGCGCTGGCGTTCGCGTCGCTGCTCCTGCTCGGCGGCCGCATAGCCGACCTGTTCGGCCGCAAGACGGCCTTCCTCGCCGGTGTGGTCGGCTTCGCCGCGGTGTCCGCGCTCGGCGGCGCCGCGAACGGCTTCGGGATGCTGGTCACCGCACGCGCCCTGCAGGGCGCCTTCGGCGCGCTGCTCGCGCCCGCCGCGCTGTCGCTGCTCAACACGACGTTCACCGATGCCCGGGAGCGGGCCAGGGCGTTCAGTGTCTACGGCGCCATCGCCGGTGCCGGCGGTGCGGTGGGTCTGCTGCTCGGCGGTGTGCTGACCGACGCGCTCGACTGGCGCTGGACGCTGTACGTGAATGTCGCGATCGCCGTCGTCGCCTTCGCGGGCGGCTGGCTGCTGCTGACCAACCACCGCGACGCCGAGAACGGCAAGCTGGACGTGCCGGGTACGCTGCTCGTCGCCGCGGGTCTGTTCTCCCTGGTCTACGGCTTCTCCAACGCCGAGACGCACGACTGGGGCTCCGCGCTGACCTGGGGCTTCCTGATCGCGGGCGGTGTGCTGCTGGCGGCCTTCGCCTGGTGGCAGACCAAGGCCGCGCACCCGCTGCTGCCCCTGCGCATCCTGCTGGAGCGCAACCGTGCGGCCTCGTTCCTGGCCGTGCTGATCTCCGCCGGCGGCATGTTCGGCGTGTTCCTCTTCCTCACCTACTACCTCCAGCTCAACCTCGGCTTCAGCCCGACCAGGACCGGCGTGGCGTTCCTGCCCATGGTCGGAGCCCTGATGGTGGCCGCGCAGCTCGGCACCACGGTGCTGCTGCCGCGCATCGGGCCGAAGGTGGCCGTCCCGATCGGCTTCGCCGTCGCCGCGGCCGGCATGGCGTGGCTGACCGGGATCGGCGTCGGCTCGAGCTACGTCAGCGCGGTGCTCCCGCAGCTCGTCGTGACCGGCGTCGGCCTCGGCCTGGTCATGCCGGCGGCCATGCAGCTGGCCACCGGAGGGGTGACGGCTCAGGACGCGGGTGTCGCGTCCGCGACGGTCAACGCCATGCAGCAGGTGGGCGGTTCGATCGGCACGGCGCTGCTGAACACGCTCGCGGCCAGCGCGGCGACCGACTATCTGGCCGGCAAGGACGCGACCAGCAAGCTGGTGCAGGCCCAGGCGACCATCGAGAGCTACACCACCGCCTTCTGGTGGTCGGCGGGCATGTTCACCGCGGGCGCGGTGATCGCCTTCCTGCTCTTCCGCCGCGGGGTGCCCGAGCCGAACACGGACGCCGCACCGGTCGTCCACATGTGA
- a CDS encoding Ppx/GppA family phosphatase: MRISVVDVGSNTVRLVVADAEGGVPLPVHTAKWRLRLSEQVRPGEDISEEALERLVHAVGEASRTAGRWGAAGPLAFATAVVRGAPNRLEVLRTVRGRTGVALCTLPGEVEAELTFLGARRWMGWRSGPLALLDIGGGSLEVAFGRGRLPDFVASLPLGAGRLTHEFLRGGDPPGPERVKALRRKVRHQLRDVAARIRWEGPRTAVATSRTFQQLGRLCGAAPGRHGPFVERLLHRADLRDAVDRLAALSAAERAELPGISAPRAEQSLAGAVVAHTAMKLTGLKTVTICPWAIREGVLLRHIEDGPGWWAEVSRLSDDAAPPGPVPLRVATTTR; the protein is encoded by the coding sequence ATGCGAATCAGCGTGGTGGATGTGGGGTCGAACACGGTCAGACTAGTGGTGGCGGACGCGGAGGGTGGGGTGCCGCTGCCGGTGCACACCGCCAAGTGGCGCCTGCGGCTGTCGGAACAGGTGAGGCCCGGGGAGGACATCTCCGAGGAGGCGCTGGAGCGGCTGGTCCACGCGGTCGGCGAGGCGAGCAGGACGGCGGGCCGGTGGGGCGCGGCCGGTCCGCTGGCCTTCGCGACCGCCGTGGTGCGCGGCGCCCCGAACCGGCTGGAGGTGCTGCGCACCGTCCGCGGGCGGACCGGGGTCGCCCTGTGCACGCTGCCGGGCGAGGTCGAGGCCGAGCTCACGTTTCTCGGGGCCCGGCGGTGGATGGGCTGGCGGTCCGGACCGCTCGCCCTGCTCGACATCGGTGGTGGTTCCCTCGAAGTGGCGTTCGGGCGCGGCCGGTTGCCCGACTTCGTGGCCTCGCTGCCGCTCGGTGCGGGACGGTTGACCCACGAGTTCCTGAGGGGCGGGGACCCGCCCGGCCCGGAGCGGGTGAAGGCGCTGCGGCGCAAGGTCCGCCACCAACTGCGGGACGTGGCCGCCCGGATCCGCTGGGAGGGACCGCGCACCGCGGTGGCGACCTCGCGCACCTTCCAGCAGCTGGGGCGGCTGTGCGGCGCCGCGCCCGGACGGCACGGACCGTTCGTGGAACGGCTCTTGCACCGCGCCGACCTGCGCGACGCGGTGGACCGGCTGGCCGCCCTGTCCGCTGCCGAGCGGGCCGAACTGCCCGGCATCTCCGCGCCGCGCGCCGAGCAGAGCCTGGCCGGCGCGGTGGTCGCGCACACGGCGATGAAGCTGACCGGCCTGAAGACCGTCACGATCTGCCCCTGGGCGATTCGCGAGGGGGTGCTGCTGCGGCACATCGAGGACGGGCCGGGCTGGTGGGCGGAGGTCTCCCGTCTCAGCGACGATGCCGCGCCCCCGGGCCCGGTGCCGCTGCGGGTCGCGACCACGACGCGCTGA